One window from the genome of Oryza glaberrima chromosome 3, OglaRS2, whole genome shotgun sequence encodes:
- the LOC127766896 gene encoding DELLA protein SLR1 yields the protein MKREYQEAGGSSGGGSSADMGSCKDKVMAGAAGEEEDVDELLAALGYKVRSSDMADVAQKLEQLEMAMGMGGVSAPGAADDGFVSHLATDTVHYNPSDLSSWVESMLSELNAPLPPIPPAPPAARHASTSSTVTGGGGSGFFELPAAADSSSSTYALRPISLPVVATADPSAADSARDTKRMRTGGGSTSSSSSSSSSLGGGASRGSVVEAAPPATQGAAAANAPAVPVVVVDTQEAGIRLVHALLACAEAVQQENFAAAEALVKQIPTLAASQGGAMRKVAAYFGEALARRVYRFRPADSTLLDAAFADLLHAHFYESCPYLKFAHFTANQAILEAFAGCRRVHVVDFGIKQGMQWPALLQALALRPGGPPSFRLTGVGPPQPDETDALQQVGWKLAQFAHTIRVDFQYRGLVAATLADLEPFMLQPEGEADANEEPEVIAVNSVFELHRLLAQPGALEKVLGTVHAVRPRIVTVVEQEANHNSGSFLDRFTESLHYYSTMFDSLEGGSSGQAELSPPAAGGGGGTDQVMSEVYLGRQICNVVACEGAERTERHETLGQWRNRLGRAGFEPVHLGSNAYKQASTLLALFAGGDGYRVEEKEGCLTLGWHTRPLIATSAWRVAAA from the coding sequence ATGAAGCGCGAGTACCAAGAAgccggcgggagcagcggcggcgggagcagcgccGATATGGGGTCGTGCAAGGACAAGGTgatggcgggggcggcgggggaggaggaggacgtcgACGAGCTGCTGGCGGCGCTCGGGTACAAGGTGCGGTCGTCCGACATGGCCGACGTCGCGCAGAAGCTGGAGCAGCTGGAGATGGCCATGGGGATGGGCGGCGTGAGCGCCCCCGGCGCCGCGGATGACGGGTTCGTGTCGCACCTGGCCACGGACACCGTGCACTACAACCCCTCGGACCTCTCCTCCTGGGTCGAGAGCATGCTTTCCGAGCTCAACGCGCCGCTGCCCCCTATcccgccagcgccgccggctGCCCGCCATGCTTCCACCTCGTCCACtgtcaccggcggcggtggtagcgGCTTCTTTGAActccccgccgctgccgactcGTCGAGTAGCACCTACGCCCTCAGGCCGATCTCCTTaccggtggtggcgacggctgACCCGTCGGCTGCTGACTCGGCGAGGGACACCAAGCGGATGCGCACTGGCGGCGGCAGCacgtcgtcgtcctcatcgtcgtcttcctctctGGGCGGTGGGGCCTCGCGGGGCTCTGTGGTGGAGGCTGCTCCGCCGGCGACGCaaggggccgcggcggcgaatgCGCCCGCCGTGCCGGTTGTGGTGGTTGACACGCAGGAGGCTGGGATCCGGCTGGTGCACGCGTTGCTGGCGTGCGCGGAGGCCGTGCAGCAGGAGAACTTCGCGGCCGCGGAGGCGCTGGTCAAGCAGATCCCCACGCTGGCCGCGTCCCAGGGCGGCGCCATGCGCAAGGTCGCTGCCTACTTCGGCGAGGCCCTCGCCCGCCGCGTGTACCGCTTCCGCCCCGCGGACAGCaccctcctcgacgccgcctTCGCTGACCTTCTGCACGCCCACTTCTACGAGTCCTGCCCCTACCTCAAGTTCGCCCACTTCACCGCAAATCAAGCCATCCTCGAGGCTttcgccggctgccgccgcgtcCACGTCGTCGACTTCGGCATCAAGCAGGGGATGCAATGGCCAGCTCTCCTCCAGGCCCTCGCCCTTCGTCCCGGCGGCCCCCCATCGTTCCGCCTCACCGGCGTCGGCCCCCCGCAGCCGGACGAGACCGACGCCTTGCAGCAGGTGGGTTGGAAGCTTGCCCAGTTCGCGCACACCATTCGCGTCGACTTCCAGTACCGGGGACTCGTCGCCGCCACTCTCGCGGACTTGGAGCCGTTCATGCTGCAGCCGGAGGGCGAGGCGGACGCGAACGAGGAGCCTGAGGTGATCGCCGTCAACTCGGTGTTCGAGCTGCACCGGCTGCTCGCGCAGCCCGGCGCGCTGGAGAAGGTCCTGGGCACGGTGCACGCGGTGCGGCCAAGGATCGTCACCGTGGTAGAGCAGGAGGCCAACCACAACTCCGGCTCATTCCTCGACCGGTTCACCGAGTCGCTGCACTACTACTCCACCATGTTCGATTCCCTCGAGGGCGGCAGCTCCGGCCAGGCCGAGCTCTCTCCGCCGGctgccgggggcggcggcggcacggaccAGGTCATGTCCGAGGTGTACCTCGGCCGGCAGATCTGCAACGTCGTGGCGTGCGAGGGCGCGGAGCGCACGGAGCGCCACGAGACGCTGGGGCAGTGGCGCAACCGCCTCGGCCGCGCCGGCTTCGAGCCCGTGCACCTGGGCTCCAATGCCTACAAACAGGCGAGCACGCTCCTCGCGCttttcgccggcggcgacggctaccgggtggaggagaaggagggctGCCTCACGCTGGGCTGGCACACGCGCCCGCTCATCGCCACCTCGGCATGGCGCGTCGCCGCGGCGTAA